In Pseudomonas fakonensis, one DNA window encodes the following:
- a CDS encoding glycerophosphodiester phosphodiesterase — protein sequence MTLIYGHRGAKGEAPENTLKSFQQCLAHGVTRCELDLHLSADNELMVIHDPTLKRTTGRRGKVVEHTAADLVTYDARKGGPGHVQPCPIPKLEELFEKCPFEHWQLEVKSASRTRAASTVLAIRELAVAHGLLDKVTITSSSREVLGAALELVPDVKRGLVAEYAWLDPLKVAQNYGCELLALNWTLCTPERLIKAQKQGLHVSVWTVNEPALMRRLADFGVDSLITDFPGLAKTTLG from the coding sequence GTGACCCTGATCTACGGCCACCGCGGCGCCAAGGGCGAAGCACCCGAAAACACCCTGAAGAGCTTCCAGCAGTGCCTGGCCCACGGCGTGACCCGCTGTGAACTGGACCTGCACCTGTCTGCGGACAACGAACTGATGGTGATCCACGACCCGACGCTCAAGCGCACCACCGGCCGGCGCGGCAAGGTGGTGGAGCACACTGCCGCCGACCTGGTCACCTACGACGCGCGCAAGGGCGGGCCGGGCCATGTGCAGCCGTGCCCCATCCCCAAACTGGAAGAACTCTTCGAAAAATGCCCGTTCGAGCACTGGCAACTGGAGGTCAAGAGCGCCTCGCGCACCCGCGCCGCCAGCACCGTGCTGGCGATCCGCGAACTGGCCGTGGCCCATGGCTTGCTGGACAAGGTCACCATCACCTCCAGCTCACGCGAGGTGCTCGGCGCAGCGCTTGAGCTGGTACCGGACGTAAAACGCGGGCTGGTGGCCGAGTACGCCTGGCTCGACCCACTGAAGGTCGCGCAGAACTACGGCTGCGAGCTGCTGGCATTGAACTGGACGCTGTGCACCCCCGAGCGCCTGATCAAGGCCCAGAAGCAGGGTTTGCACGTGTCGGTGTGGACGGTCAACGAACCGGCACTGATGCGCCGGCTCGCTGACTTTGGCGTGGACAGCCTGATTACAGACTTTCCCGGTTTGGCCAAGACCACCCTCGGGTAG
- a CDS encoding PilZ domain-containing protein gives MTTLDEEDRREYYRIEDRIALQISPLSAAEALETELLQDDSPLFNLLSELHLSDFESQHLLRQLSEKDRTLAAFLRAQNKRLDLLSAVVAHTLIGEIEAPIPVIISEGGIEFAQQQPIAAGTRVKVKMVLMPRAHGLLLRGKVTHCDRRPDGSFEVGTEFTDMTDAQRQLLARYILQRQQQQRRQALEQNDPAS, from the coding sequence ATGACGACATTAGACGAAGAAGATCGCCGCGAATACTACCGCATCGAAGATCGGATCGCACTCCAAATCAGCCCCCTCAGCGCGGCCGAAGCCCTTGAAACAGAACTGTTGCAGGATGATTCACCGCTGTTCAACCTGCTCAGCGAACTGCACCTGTCCGACTTCGAGTCGCAGCATCTGCTGCGCCAGTTGAGCGAGAAGGACCGCACCCTCGCCGCCTTCTTGCGTGCGCAGAACAAACGCCTCGACCTGCTCAGCGCAGTGGTGGCGCACACCCTGATCGGCGAAATCGAAGCGCCGATACCGGTGATCATCTCCGAAGGCGGCATCGAGTTCGCCCAGCAGCAACCCATCGCCGCCGGCACCCGGGTGAAGGTGAAAATGGTGCTGATGCCCCGCGCCCATGGCTTGCTGCTGCGCGGCAAGGTCACCCACTGCGACCGCCGTCCGGACGGCAGCTTCGAGGTGGGCACCGAATTCACCGACATGACCGACGCCCAGCGCCAGTTGCTGGCCCGCTACATCCTCCAGCGCCAGCAGCAGCAACGGCGCCAGGCACTGGAACAGAACGACCCTGCCTCCTGA
- a CDS encoding lipoprotein-releasing ABC transporter permease subunit, translated as MFRPLFVFIGTRYTRAKRRNHFVSFISLTSMIGLALGVVVMIVVLSVMNGFDHEMRTRVLGMIPHATLETGQPINDWQALASKVKQNPQVVAVAPFTQMQGLLTHQGKVQKVLLNGVDPNRERDVSIIDNFVREGSLDALAPGEWGIMIGDKAAQKLGVGVGDKLTFVAPEVSVTPAGMFPRMKRFTVVGIFHVGAGEIDGYLGLTNITDLSRLHRWKPDQVQGLRLKFDDLFQAPRAAWAIAQQLGEQEFYPRDWTRTHGNLYQAIRMEKSMIGLLLLLIVAVAAFNIISTLVMVVNDKRGDIAILRTLGATPGQIMAIFMVQGTVIGVVGTLIGAVLGILGALNVSAAIAGIEKLIGHKFLNADVYFIDYLPSQIQAQDVYMVCGAALVLSFFATLYPAWRASRTQPAEALRYE; from the coding sequence ATGTTCAGACCTCTTTTCGTATTCATTGGTACGCGTTACACCCGTGCCAAGCGACGCAACCATTTCGTTTCGTTCATTTCGCTCACCTCGATGATCGGCCTCGCCCTGGGCGTGGTGGTGATGATCGTGGTGCTCTCGGTGATGAACGGCTTCGACCACGAGATGCGCACTCGCGTGCTGGGCATGATCCCGCACGCCACGCTTGAGACCGGCCAGCCGATCAACGACTGGCAGGCCCTTGCCTCTAAAGTAAAGCAGAATCCGCAGGTGGTGGCGGTTGCGCCGTTCACCCAGATGCAGGGGCTGCTGACGCACCAGGGCAAGGTGCAGAAGGTGCTGCTCAACGGGGTCGACCCCAACCGCGAGCGTGACGTGTCGATCATCGACAACTTCGTGCGCGAGGGCAGCCTGGATGCGCTGGCGCCCGGCGAGTGGGGCATCATGATCGGCGACAAGGCCGCGCAGAAGCTCGGCGTGGGCGTGGGTGACAAGCTCACCTTCGTCGCCCCCGAGGTCAGCGTGACCCCGGCCGGCATGTTCCCACGCATGAAGCGCTTCACCGTGGTGGGCATCTTCCATGTCGGGGCCGGCGAAATCGACGGTTACCTCGGCTTGACCAACATCACCGACCTGTCCCGCCTGCACCGCTGGAAGCCCGACCAGGTGCAGGGCCTGCGCCTGAAGTTCGACGACCTGTTCCAGGCCCCGCGCGCGGCCTGGGCCATCGCCCAGCAGTTGGGCGAGCAGGAGTTCTACCCGCGTGACTGGACCCGCACCCACGGCAACCTGTACCAGGCCATCCGCATGGAAAAATCCATGATCGGCCTGCTGTTGCTGCTGATTGTCGCGGTGGCGGCGTTCAACATCATTTCCACCCTGGTGATGGTGGTCAACGACAAGCGCGGCGACATCGCCATCCTGCGCACCCTCGGCGCCACGCCGGGGCAGATCATGGCCATCTTCATGGTCCAGGGCACGGTGATCGGCGTGGTCGGCACGCTGATCGGCGCGGTGCTGGGCATTCTCGGCGCGCTCAACGTCAGCGCGGCGATTGCCGGCATCGAGAAACTGATCGGGCACAAGTTCCTCAACGCCGACGTGTATTTCATCGATTACCTGCCGTCGCAGATCCAGGCCCAGGACGTGTACATGGTCTGTGGCGCAGCATTGGTCCTGAGTTTCTTCGCAACCCTCTACCCGGCCTGGCGCGCCTCGCGCACCCAGCCTGCAGAGGCGCTACGTTATGAGTGA
- the lolD gene encoding lipoprotein-releasing ABC transporter ATP-binding protein LolD codes for MSDKAVLSCRNLGKSYDEGPESVQVLSGLNLELHPGERVAIVGSSGSGKSTLLNLLGGLDTPTQGSVWLAGEELSALGERARGLLRNRALGFVYQFHHLLPEFTALENACMPLLIGRTPIPEARERAEALLKRVGLGHRLNHKPAELSGGERQRVAIARALVNRPGLVMLDEPTGNLDHHTAQGIQELMQELSSHSQTAFLVVTHDLSLARQMDRVLSLEDGRLVAI; via the coding sequence ATGAGTGATAAAGCCGTGTTGAGTTGCCGCAACCTGGGCAAGAGCTACGACGAGGGCCCGGAATCGGTGCAGGTGCTGTCGGGGCTCAACCTCGAGCTGCACCCCGGTGAGCGGGTGGCCATCGTCGGAAGTTCCGGTTCGGGCAAAAGTACCTTGCTCAACCTGCTCGGCGGCCTCGACACCCCCACCCAAGGCAGCGTCTGGCTGGCCGGCGAGGAGCTGTCGGCGCTGGGCGAACGTGCCCGCGGCCTGCTGCGCAACCGCGCGCTGGGCTTCGTCTACCAGTTTCACCACCTGCTGCCGGAATTCACCGCCCTGGAAAACGCCTGCATGCCGCTGCTGATCGGCCGCACGCCAATCCCCGAGGCTCGCGAGCGTGCCGAGGCGCTGCTCAAGCGGGTAGGGCTGGGCCACCGCCTGAACCACAAACCGGCCGAGTTGTCCGGTGGTGAGCGCCAGCGCGTGGCCATCGCCCGTGCCTTGGTCAACCGCCCGGGCCTGGTGATGCTCGACGAGCCCACCGGCAACCTTGATCACCACACCGCCCAGGGTATCCAGGAACTGATGCAGGAACTGTCGAGCCACTCGCAGACCGCCTTCCTGGTGGTGACCCACGACCTCAGCCTGGCACGCCAGATGGACCGTGTGCTGAGCCTCGAAGACGGGCGACTGGTGGCGATCTGA
- a CDS encoding lipoprotein-releasing ABC transporter permease subunit, protein MFRPLPLFIGARYTRAKRRNHFISFISMTSMIGLSLGVLAMITVLSVMNGFQREMSSRVLGLVPHAAILGEQPLDDWRKVAGAAEGNPAVMAAAPITEMEGMLSYRGAMQPIQVAGIDPAEEGKVSIVTQHIVQGSLQDLVPGEYGVVIGELTARRFRLNTGDKLTLIVPEVSSEPGGITPRMQRLTVAGIFKVGAELDGSQAYIHIADAAEMQRWAPGQVQGVRLKLHDLYAAPQVSKAIAAGLGQGYRADDWSHTQGSLFSAMKMEKTMIGLLLMMIIAVAAFNIIATLVMVVNDKGPDIAILRTIGATPSQIMGTFMVQGSLIGIVGTLIGGVLGVILAINVSAVVGWLERVSGQHIFTSDIYFISSLPSELQWGDVALICTAGLVMSFLATIYPAYRASQVEPAMALRYE, encoded by the coding sequence ATGTTCAGACCCTTGCCCTTGTTCATCGGTGCTCGCTACACCCGTGCCAAGCGCCGCAACCACTTCATCTCGTTCATTTCGATGACCTCGATGATCGGCCTGTCCCTTGGCGTGCTGGCAATGATCACGGTGCTGTCGGTGATGAACGGCTTCCAACGCGAGATGAGCTCGCGGGTGCTGGGCCTGGTGCCCCATGCCGCGATCCTCGGCGAGCAGCCGCTGGATGACTGGCGCAAAGTGGCCGGTGCTGCCGAAGGCAACCCGGCGGTGATGGCTGCAGCGCCGATCACCGAGATGGAAGGCATGCTCTCTTACCGCGGGGCGATGCAGCCGATCCAGGTGGCCGGCATCGACCCGGCCGAAGAGGGCAAGGTCTCCATCGTTACCCAGCACATCGTCCAGGGCAGCCTGCAGGACCTGGTGCCGGGTGAATACGGCGTGGTGATCGGCGAGCTGACCGCGCGGCGCTTTCGCCTGAATACCGGCGACAAGCTGACCTTGATCGTGCCTGAGGTCAGCAGCGAGCCGGGTGGTATCACCCCGCGCATGCAGCGCCTGACCGTGGCCGGCATTTTCAAGGTGGGCGCCGAGCTGGATGGCTCCCAGGCCTATATTCACATCGCCGACGCCGCCGAAATGCAGCGCTGGGCCCCGGGCCAGGTGCAGGGGGTGCGTCTGAAACTGCACGACCTGTACGCAGCGCCGCAGGTGTCCAAGGCGATTGCCGCCGGGCTCGGCCAGGGCTATCGCGCCGATGACTGGTCGCACACCCAGGGCAGCCTGTTCAGCGCCATGAAGATGGAAAAGACCATGATCGGCCTGTTGCTGATGATGATCATCGCGGTGGCGGCGTTCAACATCATCGCCACCCTGGTGATGGTGGTGAACGACAAGGGCCCGGACATCGCCATCCTGCGCACCATCGGCGCCACGCCTTCGCAGATCATGGGCACGTTCATGGTCCAGGGCAGCCTGATCGGCATCGTCGGCACGCTGATTGGCGGGGTGCTGGGGGTGATCCTGGCGATCAACGTGAGCGCGGTGGTCGGCTGGCTGGAGCGGGTCAGTGGCCAGCACATCTTCACCTCCGACATCTACTTCATCAGCAGCCTGCCGTCAGAGTTGCAATGGGGTGATGTAGCGCTGATCTGCACGGCGGGGCTGGTGATGAGCTTCCTGGCGACCATCTACCCTGCATACCGCGCGTCCCAGGTGGAGCCGGCGATGGCCTTGCGTTACGAGTAA
- a CDS encoding heavy metal sensor histidine kinase: MRRLSLGARLALLFAACTASVSLGAGLLFSRASAQHFVELDQQLLSGRLSLMRSLLDGATSAQLLQTRLPAVLNELSHQSDLALRVRGGDGTLWFDSRTGLPDDPRRPGLATVHASDTDYRSLTTALADTPPGAPQLTLFLDITHHQHFLQGMQRLIWLTVGLSALATALLGAWAARRGLKPLRQMGKVAASVNARSLTTRLPVEQMPEELAELAGTVNAMLQRLDDAFQRLSAFSADIAHELRTPLSNLLTHTQVTLTRPRSLEEYREALHGNLEELQWMAQLVNDMLYLAKADHGLLMPNRQPLALEAEVDALLEYYAPLAEEAGVQLQREGTAGFEGDRHMLRRALSNLLDNALRFTPTGGEIRVTLGEGPSISVANTGPAIAPAQLERLFDRFYRADPARQEGSSEHAGLGLAITRSIVQAHGGRIRAQCSQGWTRFVIELA; this comes from the coding sequence ATGCGCCGCCTGTCATTGGGTGCGCGCCTGGCACTGTTGTTCGCCGCCTGCACCGCCAGCGTGTCGCTGGGGGCTGGCCTGCTGTTCAGCCGCGCCAGCGCGCAGCACTTCGTCGAACTCGACCAGCAACTGCTCAGCGGGCGCCTGTCACTGATGCGCAGCCTGCTGGACGGCGCTACCAGCGCGCAATTACTGCAAACGCGCCTGCCGGCGGTGCTCAACGAGCTGAGCCATCAGTCCGACCTGGCCCTGCGCGTACGCGGCGGCGATGGCACGCTCTGGTTCGACAGCCGCACCGGCCTGCCCGACGACCCGCGCCGCCCGGGCCTGGCCACCGTACACGCCAGCGATACCGACTACCGCAGCCTGACCACCGCGCTGGCCGATACCCCGCCCGGCGCGCCGCAGCTGACCCTGTTTCTCGACATCACCCACCACCAGCACTTCCTGCAGGGCATGCAACGGCTAATCTGGCTCACCGTCGGGCTGTCGGCCCTGGCCACCGCGCTGTTGGGCGCCTGGGCCGCGCGCCGCGGGCTCAAGCCGTTGCGCCAGATGGGCAAGGTGGCCGCCAGCGTCAACGCCCGCTCGCTGACCACCCGCCTGCCGGTGGAGCAGATGCCTGAAGAGCTTGCGGAATTGGCCGGCACGGTCAACGCCATGCTGCAACGCCTGGACGATGCCTTCCAGCGCCTGTCGGCGTTCAGCGCCGACATCGCCCACGAGCTGCGCACGCCGCTGTCCAACCTGCTGACCCACACCCAGGTCACCCTCACCCGCCCGCGCAGCCTCGAGGAGTACCGCGAGGCGTTGCATGGCAACCTGGAGGAGCTGCAATGGATGGCCCAGTTGGTCAACGACATGCTCTACCTGGCCAAGGCCGATCACGGCCTGCTGATGCCCAACCGCCAGCCACTGGCGCTGGAGGCCGAGGTCGATGCCTTGCTGGAGTACTACGCGCCGCTGGCCGAAGAGGCCGGGGTGCAGCTGCAGCGTGAGGGAACGGCGGGCTTCGAGGGTGACCGGCACATGCTGCGCCGGGCGTTGTCGAACCTGCTGGACAACGCCCTGCGCTTTACCCCGACAGGGGGCGAGATTCGCGTGACATTAGGTGAAGGGCCAAGCATCAGCGTGGCCAATACCGGCCCGGCCATTGCGCCTGCGCAACTGGAGCGGTTGTTCGACCGGTTCTACCGCGCCGACCCGGCGCGCCAGGAAGGCAGCAGCGAGCATGCCGGGTTGGGGTTGGCGATCACCCGCTCGATCGTGCAGGCCCATGGCGGGCGCATTCGGGCGCAGTGTTCACAAGGGTGGACAAGGTTCGTGATCGAGCTGGCCTGA
- a CDS encoding heavy metal response regulator transcription factor, giving the protein MKLLIVEDQAKTGQYLAQGLSEAGFATELAADGETGQFLALTGDHDLLILDVMLPGRNGWQILQAVRQAGLGTPVLFLTARDAVEDRVHGLELGADDYLVKPFAFSELLARVRTLLRRGASASQDNTLTLADLRLDLIRRRAERAGARIDLTAKEFALLELLLRRQGEVLPKSLIASQVWDMNFDSDTNVIEVAIRRLRLKIDDAHPLKLIHTVRGMGYVLEERAD; this is encoded by the coding sequence ATGAAACTCTTGATCGTCGAAGACCAGGCCAAGACCGGCCAGTACCTGGCCCAGGGCCTGAGCGAAGCAGGCTTTGCCACGGAGCTGGCCGCCGACGGCGAAACCGGCCAGTTCCTGGCCCTGACCGGCGACCACGACCTGCTGATCCTCGATGTGATGCTGCCGGGGCGCAACGGCTGGCAGATACTGCAGGCCGTGCGCCAGGCAGGGCTGGGCACGCCGGTACTGTTTCTCACCGCCCGCGATGCGGTCGAGGATCGCGTGCACGGCCTGGAACTGGGCGCCGACGACTACCTGGTCAAACCCTTCGCCTTCTCCGAGCTGCTGGCCCGGGTGCGCACCCTGTTGCGCCGTGGCGCCAGCGCCAGCCAGGACAACACCCTGACCCTGGCCGATCTGCGCCTGGACCTGATCCGCCGCCGCGCCGAGCGGGCCGGCGCACGCATCGACCTCACCGCCAAGGAGTTCGCCCTGCTCGAACTGCTGCTGCGCCGCCAGGGCGAGGTGCTGCCCAAGTCGCTGATCGCATCGCAGGTGTGGGACATGAACTTCGACAGCGACACCAACGTGATCGAGGTGGCCATCCGCCGCCTGCGCCTGAAGATCGACGATGCGCACCCGCTCAAACTCATCCATACCGTGCGCGGCATGGGCTACGTGCTCGAAGAGCGCGCCGACTGA
- a CDS encoding cupredoxin domain-containing protein, translating to MKHLFLTAALALVSLPTLAGSFAFGEPASASKATRTVEVLLKDIAFEPKSLQVKAGETVRFVLINQGQLPHEFNLGDKAMHAEHQKEMVAMQGKLFTAGMNHEGMDHGQMNHGDGHGHSAGNTVLVQPGQRAELTWTFSKSAPIEFACNVPGHYQAGMVGPLTIE from the coding sequence ATGAAACACCTGTTCCTCACCGCCGCCCTCGCGCTGGTCAGCCTGCCGACCCTGGCAGGCAGTTTTGCCTTTGGCGAGCCGGCGTCGGCCAGCAAGGCCACCCGTACTGTCGAGGTATTGCTCAAGGACATCGCCTTCGAACCCAAAAGCCTGCAGGTCAAGGCCGGTGAAACCGTGCGCTTCGTACTGATCAACCAGGGCCAGCTACCCCACGAATTCAACCTGGGCGACAAGGCCATGCATGCCGAGCACCAGAAAGAGATGGTCGCCATGCAGGGCAAACTGTTTACTGCGGGCATGAACCACGAAGGCATGGACCATGGCCAGATGAACCATGGTGATGGTCATGGCCACAGCGCTGGCAACACCGTGCTGGTGCAGCCCGGCCAGCGTGCCGAACTGACCTGGACCTTCAGCAAGTCTGCCCCCATCGAGTTCGCCTGCAACGTGCCCGGGCACTACCAGGCCGGCATGGTCGGGCCGCTGACCATCGAGTGA
- the queF gene encoding NADPH-dependent 7-cyano-7-deazaguanine reductase QueF (Catalyzes the NADPH-dependent reduction of 7-cyano-7-deazaguanine (preQ0) to 7-aminomethyl-7-deazaguanine (preQ1) in queuosine biosynthesis) produces the protein MHPAAEHSPLGKSSEYIATYSPEQLFPIPRLAKWAELGVSGDALPWQGVDFWNCFELSWLLPSGKPVVAIGEFAIPCDSPNIIESKSFKLYLNSLNQTVFESIEALQACLVKDLSAAAGKPVAVKVSTLAQIEAQGVTALPGLCIDALDVSISNYEQPQPELLRCAADRVVEETVHSHLLKSNCPVTGQPDWGSVVVEYKGKALDHASLLTYLISFRQHADFHEQCVERIYLDLKKLLQPEHLTVYARYVRRGGLDINPYRSTGPLSPQNVRLVRQ, from the coding sequence ATGCATCCCGCCGCCGAACATTCCCCGCTGGGCAAGTCCAGCGAGTACATCGCCACCTACTCCCCCGAGCAGCTGTTCCCCATCCCGCGCCTGGCCAAGTGGGCCGAGCTGGGTGTCAGCGGCGATGCGCTGCCCTGGCAGGGCGTGGACTTCTGGAACTGCTTCGAGCTGTCGTGGCTGTTGCCCTCGGGCAAGCCGGTGGTGGCCATCGGTGAGTTCGCCATCCCTTGCGATTCGCCGAACATCATCGAGTCGAAGTCGTTCAAGCTGTACCTCAATTCGCTGAACCAGACCGTGTTCGAGTCGATCGAGGCGCTGCAGGCGTGCCTGGTCAAGGACTTGTCTGCCGCTGCCGGCAAGCCGGTCGCGGTCAAGGTCAGCACCCTTGCACAAATTGAGGCCCAGGGCGTGACCGCCTTGCCGGGCCTGTGCATCGATGCGCTGGATGTGAGCATCAGCAACTACGAGCAACCGCAGCCCGAGTTGCTGCGCTGCGCGGCGGACCGTGTGGTTGAAGAAACCGTGCACAGCCACCTGCTCAAGTCCAACTGCCCGGTGACCGGCCAGCCGGACTGGGGCAGCGTGGTGGTGGAGTACAAGGGCAAGGCGCTGGACCACGCCAGCCTGCTGACTTATCTGATCAGCTTCCGCCAGCATGCCGACTTCCACGAGCAGTGCGTGGAGCGCATTTACCTGGACCTGAAGAAGCTGCTGCAGCCGGAGCACCTGACCGTGTATGCGCGTTATGTGCGCCGCGGTGGGCTGGACATCAACCCGTACCGCAGCACCGGGCCGCTCAGCCCGCAGAATGTGCGGTTGGTGCGCCAGTAA
- a CDS encoding DUF4404 family protein, which yields MPARELQERLNSLREQLDRNVPLSDEELAALHEEARQIEAQLKLEEATPDNNVVDGVNLAIERFEADHPDLTATLRSIANSLHSMGI from the coding sequence ATGCCTGCCCGCGAACTGCAAGAACGCCTGAACAGCCTGCGCGAGCAACTGGACCGCAACGTGCCGCTATCGGACGAGGAGCTGGCCGCGCTCCACGAAGAAGCCCGGCAGATCGAGGCACAGCTCAAGCTCGAAGAGGCCACGCCGGACAACAACGTGGTGGATGGCGTGAACCTGGCCATCGAACGCTTTGAAGCCGACCACCCCGACCTCACCGCCACCCTGCGCAGCATCGCCAACTCGCTGCATAGCATGGGTATCTGA
- a CDS encoding phosphonoacetaldehyde phosphonohydrolase-related protein encodes MHDAPAPTAVLFGLRGCLVQAANGTPLPAPGALESLASLRARQVPCIWLDNLSPAQGRQLTQVLPDWLPGQPANGCKWPAPNACWQALMALQSARVDGCVLVSGEPLLLQSGLNAGLWTVGLAACSPSCDLSSSQWQAMTAQEQELARGKATVELFNLGVHSVIDHLESLDTCLADIALRRHKGEKP; translated from the coding sequence ATGCACGATGCACCCGCCCCCACCGCTGTGCTGTTCGGCTTGCGCGGTTGCCTGGTCCAGGCCGCGAACGGCACGCCCCTGCCCGCCCCCGGCGCCCTCGAATCCCTCGCCAGCCTGCGCGCCCGCCAGGTGCCGTGCATCTGGCTCGACAACCTGAGCCCGGCCCAGGGCCGGCAACTCACCCAGGTACTGCCCGACTGGCTGCCCGGCCAGCCGGCCAACGGTTGCAAATGGCCGGCGCCGAACGCCTGCTGGCAGGCTCTGATGGCGCTGCAAAGCGCACGGGTGGACGGCTGCGTACTGGTCAGCGGCGAACCGTTGTTGCTGCAGTCGGGCCTGAACGCCGGGCTATGGACGGTGGGCCTGGCGGCCTGCAGCCCGTCCTGCGACCTCAGCTCCAGCCAGTGGCAGGCGATGACCGCCCAGGAGCAGGAACTGGCCCGGGGCAAGGCCACGGTCGAGCTGTTCAACCTGGGCGTGCATTCGGTGATCGACCACCTGGAGTCGCTCGACACCTGCCTGGCCGACATCGCCCTGCGCCGGCACAAGGGCGAAAAACCCTGA
- a CDS encoding MlaA family lipoprotein, with translation MRRIGAGVIERITQACVCASLLLAPLAATQAATEDDPWEAVNRPVFRFNDTLDTYAFKPLAQGYQAVTPQFLEDGIHNIFRNLGDVTNLANNVLQLKPRAAGIDTARLIVNTTFGLGGFFDVGTKMGLQRNDEDFGQTLGYWGVPSGPYVVIPLLGPSTVRDGLAKYPDTYTEPYRYIDHVPTRNTIFAVDAVDTRASLLSAEKLMQGDKYIFIRNAYLQNREFKVKDGEVEDDF, from the coding sequence ATGCGTAGGATCGGTGCCGGCGTGATCGAGCGAATCACCCAGGCCTGTGTCTGCGCCAGCCTGTTGCTGGCGCCGTTGGCAGCTACCCAGGCGGCCACCGAGGACGACCCCTGGGAGGCGGTCAACCGCCCGGTCTTCAGGTTCAACGACACCCTGGACACCTACGCCTTCAAGCCACTGGCCCAGGGTTACCAGGCGGTCACCCCGCAGTTTCTCGAAGATGGCATCCACAACATCTTCCGCAACCTGGGGGATGTCACCAACCTGGCCAACAACGTGTTGCAGCTCAAGCCACGTGCGGCAGGCATCGACACCGCGCGGTTGATCGTCAACACCACCTTCGGCCTGGGTGGTTTCTTCGATGTGGGCACCAAGATGGGCTTGCAGCGCAACGACGAAGACTTCGGCCAGACCCTCGGCTACTGGGGCGTGCCCAGCGGCCCGTATGTGGTAATTCCGCTGCTTGGCCCAAGCACCGTGCGTGACGGCCTGGCCAAGTACCCGGACACCTACACCGAACCCTACCGCTACATCGACCACGTGCCGACCCGCAACACGATCTTCGCCGTGGACGCGGTCGATACCCGCGCCAGCCTGCTGTCGGCCGAGAAGCTGATGCAGGGCGACAAGTACATCTTCATCCGCAACGCCTACCTGCAGAACCGCGAGTTCAAGGTCAAGGATGGTGAGGTCGAGGACGACTTCTAA
- a CDS encoding PilZ domain-containing protein encodes MSQRDYSEKRDFIRMRVDTEVTLLHEGQVIAATCIDLSSSGMQVEAPQRFQVGDPLEVRIDSDLAALKGLHASTEVVWIADQPGGAQKFGLRILAMH; translated from the coding sequence ATGTCCCAGCGTGATTACAGCGAGAAACGCGATTTCATCCGCATGCGCGTCGACACCGAGGTGACCCTTTTGCATGAGGGCCAGGTGATCGCCGCCACCTGCATCGACCTGTCCAGCAGCGGCATGCAGGTAGAGGCGCCGCAGCGCTTTCAGGTGGGTGACCCGCTAGAAGTGCGCATCGATTCGGACCTGGCCGCGCTCAAGGGCCTGCATGCCAGTACCGAAGTGGTGTGGATCGCCGACCAGCCGGGGGGCGCGCAGAAGTTCGGGCTGCGCATACTGGCCATGCATTGA